A genomic window from Glycine soja cultivar W05 chromosome 10, ASM419377v2, whole genome shotgun sequence includes:
- the LOC114370953 gene encoding pectinesterase-like — protein sequence MKGKVLGSTVSLILVVGVVIGVVAVVQSPKGVNNSNGGEVKSTNRAVTALCQGSDDKKLCHDVLSSSNSTDPKEYIATVVRSSMDSVIKALNMSDRLTVEHGNSSAGMKMALEDCKDLLQSAMHDLEASGVLVKESSLQDVHQRTAELKNWLGAVVAYQQSCLDGFDTDGEKKVQEQLQSGSLDNVGKLTGLALDVVSGITHILQSLDLDLALKPASRRLLDVDDDGFPTWVSSADRKLLANDPVLPHATVAKDGSGQFHTVLDAINSYPKHHQGRYVIYVKAGIYDEYITVDKKKPNLLIYGDGPSKTIITGRKNFHEGTKTMRTATFSTVAEDFMAKSIAFENTAGAEGHQAVALRVQGDRSVFFDCAMRGYQDTLYAHAHRQFYRNCEISGTIDFIFGYSTTLIQNSKILVRKPMPNQQNIVVADGTGQKNMPTGVVLQNCEIMPDASLFADRMIVKTYLARPWKAFSRAVFIENVMGDLIQPEGYIPWNPIEPNTQDCYFAEFGNTGPGSVTQARAKFAKGLISKQEAAKFTAEPWLTTSTWLPSAAVPFDPSFTKA from the exons atgaaaggtAAAGTACTAGGATCCACTGTTTCTCTTATCCTAGTGGTGGGTGTCGTAATTGGCGTGGTTGCTGTAGTTCAAAGTCCAAAGGGCGTCAACAACAGCAATGGAGGAGAAGTGAAAAGCACCAACAGGGCAGTGACAGCGTTGTGCCAAGGCTCAGACGACAAGAAACTGTGCCACGATGTTCTGTCCTCTTCAAACAGCACAGACCCAAAGGAATACATCGCAACCGTGGTGAGAAGCTCGATGGACAGTGTTATCAAAGCATTGAATATGAGCGACAGGCTGACGGTGGAACACGGCAACAGCAGCGCCGGAATGAAGATGGCTCTGGAGGATTGCAAGGACTTGTTGCAGTCCGCAATGCACGACCTGGAGGCCTCAGGCGTCTTGGTTAAAGAGAGCAGCCTCCAGGACGTGCACCAGCGGACCGCCGAGCTCAAGAACTGGTTGGGAGCTGTTGTTGCCTACCAGCAATCTTGCCTCGACGGCTTCGACACCGACGGCGAGAAGAAGGTTCAGGAGCAGCTACAATCTGGTAGCCTTGACAACGTTGGAAAGCTCACAGGCTTGGCACTCGATGTCGTGTCAGGGATTACACACATTCTCCAGTCCTTGGACTTGGACCTTGCTCTCAAGCCCGCCTCTCGTCGCCTTCTTGACGTTGATGATGATGGCTTCCCCACTTGGGTCTCCTCTGCTGATCGCAAGCTCTTGGCCAACGATCCTGTTTTGCCCCATGCTACTGTTGCTAAGGATGGTAGTGGTCAATTTCATACTGTTTTGGACGCTATTAACTCCTACCCCAAGCATCACCAGGGTAGATATGTTATCTACGTTAAGGCTGGTATCTATGATGAGTACATCACCGTTGACAAGAAGAAGCCCAATCTTCTCATCTACGGTGATGGCCCCTCAAAGACCATCATCACTGGCCGCAAGAACTTTCACGAGGGTACCAAGACAATGAGAACCGCCACCTTCT CTACTGTTGCTGAAGATTTCATGGCCAAGTCAATTGCATTCGAGAACACCGCTGGTGCAGAAGGACACCAAGCAGTGGCACTCCGCGTGCAAGGTGATCGTTCAGTGTTCTTTGATTGCGCTATGCGTGGTTACCAAGACACATTGTATGCCCACGCCCATCGTCAGTTCTACCGCAACTGCGAAATCTCTGGAACAATTGACTTCATCTTCGGCTACTCCACCACCTTGATCCAGAACTCAAAGATCTTGGTGAGGAAACCCATGCCAAATCAACAGAATATAGTGGTGGCTGATGGCACAGGCCAGAAGAACATGCCCACTGGAGTAGTCCTCCAAAACTGCGAGATCATGCCTGACGCTTCCCTCTTCGCTGACCGCATGATCGTGAAGACTTACTTGGCCAGGCCATGGAAGGCATTCTCAAGGGCAGTGTTCATCGAGAATGTTATGGGCGACTTGATTCAGCCCGAGGGTTATATTCCATGGAACCCAATTGAGCCAAACACACAGGATTGTTACTTCGCCGAGTTTGGCAACACTGGACCAGGTTCCGTTACTCAAGCAAGAGCTAAGTTTGCCAAAGGTCTCATCAGCAAGCAAGAGGCTGCAAAATTCACTGCTGAGCCTTGGCTCACAACTAGCACTTGGTTGCCTTCCGCTGCCGTTCCCTTCGAT